The genomic stretch ACCCCACGGGCAGCGGCCCCTCACGAACCTGGGTTGAGCCCATGTTCGTGTCTCAGTGACACCAACATAGTGTCCAAATGACACGATGTCAATGTCACGAGGTCCCGGGGCGTCCCTGGAGCCCGCAATGGGTCAGAGCTCGAAGTTGAAGCCCGCCTTCTCCAGCTGCTTGTACTTCTTGTGGTCGAACCGGTAGAGGCGCGCGGCCCGGTGGGAGACGTCCTGCTCCACCTCGTCCAGTTCCTCGAGCAGATCCATGGCGAGGATCTTCTTGCGGAAGTTCCGCTTGTCGAGCTCCCGCTCCAGGATGACCTCGTACAGCCGCTGGAGCTGCGTCAGCGTGAACTTGGGAGGCAGCAGCTCGAAGCCGATGGGCTGATAGCGGACCTTGCCCTTGAGCCGCTGCAGCGCCGTGCCGAGCACGTCCGCGTGGTCGAAGGCCAGCTTCGGCGTATCCCAGACGGAGAACCACGCCGCGTCCCGCGCGTCCGTCGCCGCATGCGGCACGTGGTCACTGAGCTTCACCAGCGCGAAGTACGCCACCGTGACGACGCGCCCGCGTGGATCTCTCCCCGGCGTGCCGAACGTGTAGAGCTGCTCCAGGTGGTTCGGCCGGATGCCCGCCTCCTCATCCAGCTCCCGGCGCGCGGCGTCGTCGAGCGACTCCTCCATCCGCACGAAGCCGCCCGGCAACGCCCACCGCCCCGCGAAGGGTTCCACCCCGCGGCGGATGAGCAGCACCTTCAGGTCCTCGTCATCCAGACCGAAGACGACACAGTCCACCGTCAGCGCCGGCCTCGGGTACTCATAGGTGTAGCTCACGAGTCCCGGCATAGTGTCCGGAACACACCCGGGTCAAGTCGTGGACGGAGTGGCCGCCGGGCCCACGCGGCCTAGGTCCGGACCATGCGCGACAGCTGGCGCCAGTCGACGAGCTGAACGCTCTCCTCGGCCAGGTCGAACTCCAGCGAGCGCCGCATGCCGATGACGTCGCCGCCCATCTGGAAGGGCACTTCCCGGTCGAAGTCCATGCGCAGGCGCTGGACGAACCAGTCATGCATGTGGGGCATCGGGTGCTCGCCGCGCCAGAGGCGGAACATGTTCCGGGTGGCCTCGATCACGCCGGCACCATAGACGCGCACGGACAGCCGGTGGGGCACCGCCTCCGCGAAGGGGAAGGCCTTGAAGCCGAAGCCCCACTCGGGCGTGGTGGCCGCGCCGGCGACGCCCGCGGGCCCCCGGTACAGGAGCGCGCCCTTGTCCCCATGCGGCACGGGCTGCACGGAGCCCCGCGCGTCCACCGTGAGGGCGGGGTCGCCCAGGTTGTAGACAGACACCATGGGGTTGCCCTCGCCGAAGACGTGGCGAGGCACCGTCCGGGTGAACATGGCGCCCAGGTAGCCGCGCAGGCCGGCCTGGGTGCTGCGCAGCGGACCGGAGGCGGCGAGCTGGTTCTTGAAATCCTGAATCATCTCCGCGTCCCAGCCGGTGCCGGCGAAGGGGGCCACCTTGCCCTCCACGCGGACCAGGGCGAAGGGGCGCAGGGGCGGCAGGCGCTCGCCCACGGCGGCAATCTGCTTCAAGGCCTCCGCGGGCCGGGGCGCGCCGGTGACGCGGGCCCAGGCGTTGCCGGTACCCATGGGGAGGACGCCAATGGCCGGCAGGGCCACCCCCGCGGTGCGCAGCTCGTTGAGCAGCCCGGTAATCGTCCCGTCACCACCGCCCGCCAGGAGGAGGGAGGGCGGATTGGGCCGGAGCGTGTCCGAAATCCAGGCACGGGCCTCCTCGAGCGAACGGGTGAGCGCCACGCGAGCCCGGGGCAGGAAGCGCTGGACCAGCCCCCCCATACCTTCGGAGCCCCGGCGTGCACGCAGGTTGACGAGGACGGCGATGTCATTCATGGCGAGCGGGACTCTCTCCACGCTTTGTCATGGCCCGGTCACGGCGCAGCAACCGGTGACGCGTCGTGACGCAATAATGACCCTCATACTCCCAGTGCATGGGCGAAACGGGCCTTCAGCCCCCGTGCCTCCCGCTTCTTTCCGAGAGAGAACGCCGCCGCGGCCACGCCCCCGGCGACCAGCAGTCGGCGCAGCCATTGCTTGCCCGCCGCGTGGTGGCCCCCCGAGGTCCCCGTTCCCTCCACCATCGGACGGAAGAGCGTCCCAGAGGTGTGGCCCTGGCGCTCCTTCTCGAAGTGATGGGCCTCGGTGACGCCGTTCATGGTGCGCTCGAAGGTGCGGGGCAGCAGGCCGTGCATGGCGGCGAAGCTCCGAGCGGCGGGGCCGACGAAGACCTCGTGCTTGGGGCTGCGGAGGACACGAAGGATGGCCCGCGCGACGCGCTCCGGCGTGTAGACGGGCTCCACGGGACGGATGCGCCAGCCGGTGTAGTTGGCGGTGTGTTGCCACAGCGGCGTGTCGATGGCCGCGGGGAGCACGGTACACACATCGATGCCGGTGCCGAGAAACTCCTGGCGGACAGACGCCGAGAAGCCGCGCACGGCGTGCTTCGAGGCCACGTAGGCGCTGACATACGGCGCGGCGACCGTCCCGAAGGTCGAGGAGACGTTGACCAGTGTGCCGTAGCCCTGCCGACGGAACTGGGCCACGGCGGCGCGGGCGCCGCTGACGGTGCCGAAGAAGTTCGTCTCCATCACCTGTCGGAAGGCGTCATCCGGCGTCTCTTCGAGACGGCCCATGAGGTAGACGCCCGCGTTGTTGATCCACGCATCGAAGTGGCCGAAGACCCTGCGCGCCTCGTCCGCCAGGTGCTGCACGGCGGCCGCGTCGGACACGTCCGTGGGCACGACGTGGGCATGGACGCCGAGCGCCTGACACTCGCGAGCCAGGTCCTCCAGCGGTTCCTCGCGCCGGGCGGCCAGGACGACGTGGGCCCCCTTGTTCGCCAGGGCCAGCGCGGTGGCGCGACCGATGCCACTGGACGCGCCGGTGACGACGACGACTTGGTTCTTCCAGGCTCGCTTCATGTCCGCGTTCTCCTTACCGGGCCGAGCCCCAGCGCATGGCCTGAGTCCCCTCGCGAAGATGGCGATTGCACACAGCGACGCACCGGGTCATCGAACACCTGGCTGGAGGGCAGGCGGCAGAGCGGCGCGAGGGTCCACGTCGCAGACCGCCGCCGGGGATGGGGGTCCACTGCTGGGACGGGGGCTGGGCGCGAAGCGGTGCGTCCACACGGGACGTGGAGGCGGGGTTCCACGCGGGTAAGGGGTGGAGATGGCTCGGCTTTTCGCGGAGCACGGGCGGGTTGGAGGAAGCGAAGCGGGCTTGGTATGTGCGAGCGACTGTCGGGCAGGAAACGGAACGCAACCTGCACTCGGCCCGCGAGCCATGAACATCTCCGAACGCTTCCTTCCGCCGCCCTGGACGGCGGCCGTCGTCCTCCTGTGCGCGTCCGCGTGCATCAACGTGCCAGCCGTCGAGCCCGCACAGGCAGAGGTGCGAATCACCGCGCCGGCGGGAACGGCCTACACGAATGGTGTGGTCGAGGTCCGACTCGACGTGACGGGCCATACGCCGGACCGAGTGGAACTGCTCAAGGACGGCGAAGTGATGGCGGAGTTGGCGCCGCCATACACGTACACCTGGGACACGGCGGGAGAAGCGGAAGGGACGTACCGGCTGGAGGCACGCGCGGCCCTGGGAGACCTCGCGTATGTGAGCGCGAGCCGCGAGGTGGTGGTGGACCGGACGCCGCCGCGGGTGGTGTCCCGTGTTCCGGAGCAGGGCGCCCAGGAGGTCTGGGTGCAGAGCCCCATCCGCGCCGAATTCTCCGAGCCCGTGAAGCGAAGCACCGTGACGACGGAGTCCGTGCACCTGACAGTGGGCGACGTGGCCATGGCGCACACTGTGTCCCTGTCGGAGGACGGGAAGACGGTGACGGTGGTGCCCGTGACACAGATGACCGCGCCGAGCGCCGTGGCGCTGGCCTTCTCTGGGACAGTGACGGACCTGGCTGGGAATGCCGCTGTGAATCTGGGGGAGGCGTGGAGCTGGGCTGTTCCTGAGTTCGTGCCGTATCCGGTGCATTCCAGGACACCACCCGGGCCCTATTCATGGACGACGGCCTACATCCAGCTAGACCCGAACGGGCACCCCATAGTCTTGACACCCGTATTCGATGGCCAGGACCATCTATTCGTGAGCCGCTGGGCGGGCAATGCCTGGGAGCAACTTGGGGCTGATCTCAAAACCAGTACAAGCGACTATGCACTTCATTCCCCAAACATCCAGCTAGCCTCAGACGGAACGCCCGTCGTTGCGTGGCAAGAAGACCTAGGCGCCGAATTCAACAACTATGTCCACGTCGCCCGCTGGACTGGACACACCTGGGAGCGCCTCGGGGGAGAACAAGGAATTCTTCCAGAGCGGCCGCATGCATGGGAAATCTCCCTACAACTCACCAGTCGAGACCACCCTCTTGTAGCCATCAAAATGGACCCAGAAGATCCCGAAGGCGGAACCATCCATGTATACCAATTATCCGAAAATCATTGGCAGCGCATCGGCCCTCCTGTTTCCGGCCCAGTGACCTCCGCACCAGGAAAACCAACACTTGCGACTGATCGCCTAGACAACCCCATTATTGCCTTCAGCCACGAGGACTCCAGCCCACAACTCTTTTCAAAGAGATGGACCGGAAGCACTTGGGAGTCACTAGGCAGCACCGTCAACCCAAGCAATATCCCTCACAGTGGCAGGGGGGACAGCCTCATCACTTTCACTCCAGACAACCGCCCCACAATCCTCTGGTCTGGCCGCAGCAACACATCAACAACGAACGACTTCTTCTCCAGCCAATGGAACAACAACGAATGGGTCTCTCTTGGCTCCCCACCCAAGCGGTCTGAGTTGAACCACAGAGGAATCTATGGCGCGCACATCACCTCTCAGGGGGAATTAATCACTGCCTCGCTGGAGAACGAAGACGGGAAATTCACTCTGAGCATCAATCGCCACAAGGGCGACTCCTGGGAGGAACTCTGGAATACGCGTGACGCCTTCAATGGAACGCGGCCTGACATCCAATACGCAAGCATGGCCGCGGACTCCCACGGGAACATTGCCATTGCATGGCTTGAGCAAAGAGGCGACCCGCGCCGAGAGGTCGTCATATATCGCCGCAACAGGTAGCCGCGCTCGCCCTTGCCCTATCAGCCATCTGTATCAAAGAGAGTCAACGATGAGGATCGCACCAGTAATCGCCACATGCCTTATATCAACACTGGCGTACTCAGCGCCCCGCCGCACGGTGGTGGCCAGCGGCGACTGCAAGGACGCGGAACTGAGCGGGCAAGCCAAGGCATTCCTGGGAGCCCTCGCCTCGCGCCCCGAGCAGGACACCCTCACCGCCAACCAGTTCAGCGACCGGCTCTTCCCGCAGCCCACCAAGAGCTATGAGGACCTCCAGCGGCAGCTCGAAGCTGCACAGGACCAGTTCTACGAAGGCCGCAACGCGAGGACGCTCCAGGCCGTCGACGAAGCCCTGCAGCAGATCACTCGGCTCCCCGCGGGAGACGCCCGCTGGAAGCTCTACGTCGAAGCCCAACTCCTCCACGGCCTTAACTACCGCGCCATGGGCAAGCCAAAGGAGAGCGACACCGCGTTCCGCAACGTGCTGCGGCTCCAGCCTGAGTACCAGCTCAACCCGGACTACTTCGCTCCGTCCGTCCGGCAGAACTTCGACAAGCTCCGGAAAGAACTCGAACAGACGCGCAAGGTGAAGCTGTCCGTGAAGTCCACGCGGCCCGCCGCGGACGTGTATCTCGATGGGCTCAAGCTGGGCCAGACGCCGCTGTCGCTTGATGCGGTCCCGGGCACCTACCACTTGACCCTCGTCAAGGGCACCACCACGAGCTTCCCACGGCACGTCCAGGTGCAGGGCGCTGAGACGCCGTTGCTCGTCGACGTGGCCTATGAAGGATCTGTCTCCGCGACCCCCTTCCCCTGCCTCGCCACCTCGGACGGCAACGACGAGCGCATGCTGAGCCATGCGGTCCGGCTGGGCGGCACGCTCGGCGTGGAGGAAGTCATCGTCGTCCGGCTCGAGCGCCCGAGCAGCGGGCCCAAGTGGTTCGCGGCCACCGTTCTCAATGTCGAAGGAGGCCAGAAGCTTCGCGAAGGCGGATTCAAGACCCAGGGCACGGACGCTCCGGACGAGGCACTCGCGGCGCTGGTCGACTTCGTCACCACCGGCCGATCACCCTCCAACCTCGTGGTGATGAACGCCAATGGAAAGGCCCCATGGGACGCGCCCGGAGGCGTGGGCCGGAACGGGAGCGCGTCAGCAGGCGGTATGGACCTGACGGCCCCCAACCTCATGTCAGAGGGCGACGCGTCCAGGACACGTTCCACCTCCGGACTTCGCACGGCCTCATATGTAGCGCTGGGAACGGGAGTGGCCGCATTCGGTGGCGCGGGCATCGTCCGCTTTCTTGCCCAGAAAGATGTGAACGCACTGGAGAAGCGGCTCGACAACGGCCGGATTCTGTCCAGTGACAAGGAGGCGATGGGGCTTCGCGACTCGCTGGTTCAGAAGAGCAACGTCCTCAATGGGTTGCTCATCAGTGGAGGCGCGGCGGTTGTCACGGGCGCGGTGCTCTACCTCCTGTCTCCTGATTCGAGCTCGGCACCGCCCGTCTCGGTCGGGCTCTCCGCGGACAGCCACGGCGCGGCGGCCTCACTGTCTGGTTCGTTCTGACGCACTATTCACGAATCCAAGGACACGCATTCCGCGAGAGGTGGACCATCCGAGTCAGTCCACCTCCTGAGCAGGCAAGCAGACACGTCGAGTGCTGGATGGGAAAGGCGCGTCAACACACACCCGCAGGCGACCACGGCGCATAGAGTGCCGCCCATGATGCGAGCCCTCTTCGTCCTGCTGCTGGCCACGAGCGCCTCCGCGGCCTCTCCCCGAACCCTCCGGGTCGACTACTTCCACACCGGGAACGCCACCGAGGAACGGTTCAGCCTCGACAAGGTCGTCGTCGAGCCGTTGCCCTGGCCCGGCCACCCGGAACGCGCCATCGACGAGACGAACCTCGGCAAGTACCTCTTCGAGGTGCGGGACCGGGAGAACAACCGGCTCCTGTTCTCGCGAGGCTTCGCGTCCATCTACGGCGAATGGGAGGTCACGAACGAGGCGCGCAGCAACAACCGCACCTTCCATGAGTCGCTCCGCTTCCCCGCGCCTGAGCGCCCCGTGCAGGTGCTCCTCAAGAAGCGGGATGCCCAGAATGCCTTCCGCGAAGTGTGGTCGCTGATTGTCGACCCGAAGGACATGTTCGTCGACGCCTCGTCACCTCCCGCGCCCGGGCCGCTGCTGAAACTGCTGGAGAACGGGCCGTCAGCGCAGAAGGTCGACTTGCTCATCCTGGGGGACGGCTACACGAAGGCCGAGCACGCCAAGTTCGAGAAGGATGCCCGGCACATGGTGGACATCCTCTTCACCTTCTCTCCCTTCAAGGAGCGCAAGTCGGACTTCAACGTGTGGGGGCTCGTCCCCGCCGCGGCCCAGTCCGGCATCTCTCGCCCTTCGACAGGAGTCCACCGGCGCTCTCCCATCGGTGCCACCTACGATGCCTTTGGCAGTGAGCGCTATGTGCTCACCTTCGACAACAAGGCCTTCCGCGAGGCAGCGGCCTTCGCGCCCTACGAGTTCGTGGAGATCCTGGTCAACGGCAACACCTACGGCGGCGGCGGCATCTTCGGGCTCTACGGCACCGTCGCCTCGGACAGCCTGTGGGCGCCCTACGTCTTCGTGCACGAGTTCGGCCACCACTTCGCCGGGCTGGCGGACGAGTACTACACCTCTGAATCCGTCTATGCGCCCGCCGCGGACCGCCTGGAGCCCTGGGAGAAGAACGTCACCGCGCTCCACTCCCCGGAAGACCTGAAGTGGAAGCACCTGGTGTCACCAGGAACACCCCTGCCTACCCCCTGGAACAAGGAGGGGTACGAAAAGCATGCCACCGCCGTGCAGAAGCAGCGCGGCCAGATTCGGGCCCAGCGAAAGCCCGAGTCAGACATGGACAAGCTCTTCCTGGCCCAGCGGGACTGGGAGGAAAAGTTCCTTTCCTCTCAGAAGTATTCAGGCCGGGTCGGGGCCTTCGAGGGGGCCATGTACGAGTCGAAGGGCTACTACCGGCCACAGGTCGACTGCGTGATGTTCACTCGGGATCGCGTCCCATTCTGCGCGGTGTGTCAGAGCGCCATCTCCGAAGTCATCGACCTGTATTCCGGCCCTCCGGCCAGGTCTCCTCAGGCCAGTCCCTGAACGCCTGAAAATCCGGGCACCTCTTGTGTGAAATGCCCATGTCACCAGGAGCGGACATTGGATTGCCCTCCGGTTCAGGTGTAAGGGGGACGCAACCTGCTTCCCATGGAGGGGAACTCATGCAGAGACGATTTTGGCTCCCGGCGGTCGTCACGGCCGTGATGGTCACGATGGGCACGGGATGTGGCGACGAGTGCGTTGACCTGTATGACTGCCGCACTGACAAGGGCCCGCCGGCCGCCGGCAAGCAGTGGACCTGTAACTCTGGCACGTGCGAGCAGCGCGACATCACCCAGGGCCCGGATGCGGGCACCGAGGAAGACGCGGGCACCGAGCCGGATGCCGGCGAAGGTGACGCGGGCACCGACCCGGACGCCGGCACGGAGGGCTGCACCAGCAACGCGACCTGCGGCCTGACCGAGACCTGCAACACCACGACGAGCACGTGCGAAGACTCGGGCTTTGTCACGCCGGTGGCGACGACCAGCACGCAGATCCAGGCGGTCCGGGATGCGGCGGATGGCGCGCTCGACCCCGCGCTGCCCATCGAGGGGGCGTTCGTCACGTTCATCAAGCCTGCCGTCACGGGCAGCAGCGAACTCCCCGGCTTCTTCGTCCAGGCCGAGGCCCAGGGCCCCGCCCTGTTCGTGTCCGACGCGACGGCGCTGGCCGCGGTCGCCGTGGGTGACCGGGTCAGCTTCTCCGTGTCGTCGAAGGCGACCACCGGCGGCCTGCGCTCCGCGGCCACCGTCACCGGGACCACGGTCATCAGCCAGGGCCACCCAGTTCAGACCCAGTCGACGGCCACCCCGGCCGGCCTCGCCGTGAACCGCTCCGCGGACACGTCGGACACGCTGGTGACCGGTCTGGACTCCGTGGAGTCCGAGCTCACCTACCTGACGGGCACGATTGCCGCGGCCGGCAGTGGCATTGGCGCCGGCTACACTGGATTCCAGATCACCACCGAGGGTGTCACCGCTGGCGCCGCCAACTTCCGGCTCCGCGTGCCCGCGACGCTCGCCACCGAGCTCGACATCACCCAGGGCTGCACGTTCACGCTGAACGCGGGCCCCATCTGGCGGTTCGATGCCAACGCCCAGCCGTCCGCGTTCACGGCTTCCGAGCTCACCCTGTCGGGCTGCACGGCCCCGGCGTTCGAGTCCGCCGCGGCGACTTCGCTGACGGAGCTCGTCCTGAACTTCAGCCGCAACATCTCCGCGGCGAGCATCACCAACGCGCAGGAGCAGTTCACGTTCACCGAGGGGCTGACGGTCTCCTCGGCCCGCGTTGAAGGCAAGCAGGTCTTCCTGACCACGAGCGAGCAGACACCGGGCACCAACTACTCTGTCACCGTTGCGAACACCGTGACGGACCTGGCGGGTGGCGTTGTGGCCGCCGAGGGCAGCACGCAGGCGTTCCGCGGCTTCCGTACTGCCGCGGTGCTCCGCATCTCCGAGGTGCAGCCGAACATGGCTGATGCCCGGGACTTGGTCGAGCTCGAGGTCGTCACGGGCGGTACGACTGCTGGCATCATCCTCCAGCAGGATGTGAACTCGTCCCTGGTACTTGCCGAGTTCGCGGATGTGACCGTTGCGACGGGCGACATCATCGTCGTCCACCTCAATCCAGCTGCGGGCTTCATTGCGGAGACTCAGGCAAAGAACGAAGTCCCCCAGAGCACTGCCTCGACTCACTACGACACGGCGTGGGACTTCCGAGGTAAGGACGCCAACGCCATTACGTTCTCCAGCCGAATCCTGCTGGTGAAGGATGTCGCCGGAAACATCCAGGACGCGGTGCCTTTTGCCAGGACGACGGGCACCCCGCCCGCGGCGTTCATCGGCAACATCCAGGCGGTTCAGGCTGCGGGCCACTGGCTCCCCGCGGACTGCGGTGGAGCGCCCTGCACGACGACCTCCACCCCGACCGCCGCGGCGGTCGCGGCGGACTGGACGGCCATTCCCGCGTCGGCCGGCAGCGTTACGCGCACGACCAATACCATCCGCCGCATCAGCGCGACGGACACCAACATGAAGGAAGACTGGGCGGTGGGTGCTCCTTCGTGGGGCGTGCCCAACCTGTAGTCTGACGGTTTCCACATGAAGCCTTCGGGCCGCGGCTCCTTGTGAGCCGCGGCCCTTTTCTTTGCCCTGGGTTCGGTGGGACCCTGTGCGCCGTCGTCACGGCTGCCTCTACAGTGCCGACACTTCATCCGTGGGCCCGACTCCTTCGCGGGCCGGAGTCTTCGTGCGCGCCCATCACGCCCTGCTCCCCATCCTCGCGCTGCTGCTGACCGCATGTTCTGACTCCGCGCCTCCCCGCACTGACGACACCGGACCGGGACTGGCCATCACCACGGAGGCGCTCCCCGTCGCATCTGTCGCGCAGGCCTATCGCAGCTCCCTCACCGCTTCGGGTGGCACCCCTGCCTATTCGTGGCGCGTCGCGCAGGGCGCACTGCCCACCGGACTCAGCCTCTCCACCCTGGGCGAAATCACCGGGACGCCCCAAGCCGCTGGCACCTCATCCTTCGACGCGGAGGTCCGTGATTCCCGCGGACGGACTGTTCGCGCCACGTTCGAGCTCAAGGTGCTCAACGCCGGCCTCCAGGTCGCGTCGTCCACGCTCCCCGATGCATACGTCGGCGACAACTACGCCGCGCAACTCGACGCTTCGGGCGGCACGGCGCCGTACACCTGGACGCTTGCGGAGGGCCCTCTCCCGTCGGGCATGCGCCTCGACGCACAGGGGAGCATCTCCGGCGTTCCCGCCAGCTCCGGCACCTTCTCCGTCACCGTCCACGTGCAGGACGCCACCGGGCTTTCGAGCCAGCGCGTCCTCTCGTTCTCCGCCTTCACGGCGCCCTATCTCGCGGGCGGCACGCTCCCCTTCGCCTCGCTCGGAGCGGCCTACTCCACGGAGCTTCACGCCGTTGGCGGGCGACCACCGCTCACGTTCCGCATCACCTCGGGTGCATTGCCCACGGGCCTCCAACTGGATGCCAGCCTTGTCCGAGGGACGCCCAGCGCTCCAGGAGCCGACTCCTTCACCGTCGAGGTCCAGGACGCCAATCGCCGTGCGGCGTCCGCCACGTTCAACCTCACCGTCCAGGGCGGCATCACCATCACCCCCAGCGCGCTACCGGATGCCTATACCGATGCCGCGTATCGACAAGGCCTGTTGGTGATGGGTGGACGCGCGCCTTATGCCTGGGCGCTCAGCGCGGGTTCACTTCCCGCCGGAATCCGGCTCACCAGCGCCGGCCTGCTCGAAGGCACCGCGTCAACGACGGGTACCTTCTCCTTCTCCGTCCAAGTCACCGACGCCGACGCACGCGTCGCCACCCGGGCGCTCGACCTTGTCGTGTACCGGCCTCCGTCCGCGAACGGACCGGCGCTTCAGCTCGACGGGTATGTCTCGCAGTCCTTCAGCGCTACGCACACCGTCACCGGCGGAAAGGCGCCGTATTCGTTCGCTCCAGCCAGCCCCCTTCCCTCCTGGCTGCAGCTGTCCTCCTCCGGACAGCTTTCGGGCACACCGCCCGCTCCTGGAACCACCAGCGGACAGGCCGTCGTCACCGACGCGAACGGACGGACGGGCACACGGGACTTCACCCTCACGGTCTACGAACTCCCCACCGTCGTCACCACGTCGCTGCCCGATGCGCGCAAGGACGTGCCTTACTCCACCCAACTGCAAGCATCCGGCGGCAAGGCGCCGCTTTCCTGGCACATCGTGTCGGGGATGCCGCCTTCGGGGCTCACGCTCTCAACATCAGGAACCCTCACCGGCACCCTCTCGGAGCTCGGGTACTCAGCATTCACAGTCACAGTGACGGATGCCACGGGCCAGCAGGGTTGGCACGCGATGGTCCTCCACGTGCGCACCGCGGGCACGTCCCTCACGGTGGGCCATTGGAACCTCGAGTGGTTCGGTGCCACCACCCAAGGCCCTCCGGACTCCACCTCGGAGGGCGGAACGCCGGACGACCTTCAGATTGCCCACGCGCGCGACATCATTCGCGACTCGGGCGCCAACGTGTGGGGCCTCGTGGAGATGGTGGACGCCGCGGACTTCGCCACCCTCAAGGCGCAGCTCCCCGGCTTCAATGGCTTCCTCGCCAATGACACGTCCTTCGTCCCCAACGGAACGGCCTACTACAGCAATAGCGAGCAGAAGCCCGGCATCCTCTACGACAGCACCCTCACGATTCAGGAGGCGCAGCTCATCCTCACCGCGAACGCCGCGGACTTCGGTGGTCGGCCGCCGCTGCGCGTGAACTTCACCACCACCGTCCAGGGCGTGAGCACCCAACTGGTCGTCATCGTCGTTCACCTGAAGGCGTTCGACAACGAGACCGCCTACGGACAACGGCAACGCTCCAGCGCGGCGCTCAAGTCGTATCTCGACACATCCCTGCCCACCGAACGCGTGCTCGTCATTGGCGACTGGAATGATGACGTCGACCAGTCCATCACCCGAGGCAGCGACGGCGACTATCTGCCCACTCCCTTCGCGCCGTTCGTGGCCGACACGCAGCGCTACACCTTCATCACCGAGCCCCTATCCCGGCTCGGCCAGCGCACCACCGTCGAATATCGCGACGCCATCGACCACACGCTCGCCTCCAACGAGATGGCCACGGACTACCTGCCCGGCTCCGTCGAAATCCTGCGGCCGGACGGGTGGATTCCCAACTACGGCAACATCGTCAGCGACCACTATCCCGTCATCAGCCGCTACGACCTGGGAGACTCCGATGGCGGCACGGCCCCAGAGCCCTTGTCCAACCTCATCATCAACGAGGTCCTGCCCAATGAGCCCATCCCGCCCGGGCAGACCGTGTCGGACACCCATTACGAATTCATCGAGGTGTACAACGCGGGGACCTCCACCGCGGACCTGTCCCGCTGGAGCCTGTCGGACTCCGCATCCGTGCGGCATGTCTTCGCTCCTGGCACCACGCTCGCTCCCGGCCGGGTCTTCGTCGTCTTTGGTGGCGCTCGAGGCTTCCCGGCCGGTACGCCCGCTACCGTGGCCGCATCCTCGGGCGGCCTGGGCCTCAACAACGATGGCGACATCGTCAGGCTCCTCGCGCCCGATGGGAGCAACGTCAATGAGATGTCCTACGGAGGCACCTTCGACAACATCTCCTTCAACCGGTCGCCCGACGCCACGCCCGACGCGGCGTTCGACTACCACCACCTGATATCCCCGGGTCTCAGCTCATCCCCGGGCCTCCGCGTGGATGGCCGCGCGTTCTGACCCGCTCCCGCGAAAGGCGCCTCCGACCTCGATTTCAGCGAAGTGAATCGAGCGGCGAGCCTGGGCCCGTGGTGTCCTCGCGTGGGGCTGACTCTTGCTGACGCGGTGGTTCGGCACCGGGCCCCGGCATCCCATCCACGAGGTGCGCCACCAGCCCTCCGGGACCATCGCCATAGGTGACGCGAACCTCGTCTCCCTCGTGATACTCCCGCAGGCCCGTGACGGGCTCGCCCTTCATGTAGA from Myxococcus xanthus encodes the following:
- a CDS encoding IgA Peptidase M64, with amino-acid sequence MMRALFVLLLATSASAASPRTLRVDYFHTGNATEERFSLDKVVVEPLPWPGHPERAIDETNLGKYLFEVRDRENNRLLFSRGFASIYGEWEVTNEARSNNRTFHESLRFPAPERPVQVLLKKRDAQNAFREVWSLIVDPKDMFVDASSPPAPGPLLKLLENGPSAQKVDLLILGDGYTKAEHAKFEKDARHMVDILFTFSPFKERKSDFNVWGLVPAAAQSGISRPSTGVHRRSPIGATYDAFGSERYVLTFDNKAFREAAAFAPYEFVEILVNGNTYGGGGIFGLYGTVASDSLWAPYVFVHEFGHHFAGLADEYYTSESVYAPAADRLEPWEKNVTALHSPEDLKWKHLVSPGTPLPTPWNKEGYEKHATAVQKQRGQIRAQRKPESDMDKLFLAQRDWEEKFLSSQKYSGRVGAFEGAMYESKGYYRPQVDCVMFTRDRVPFCAVCQSAISEVIDLYSGPPARSPQASP
- a CDS encoding putative Ig domain-containing protein; protein product: MRAHHALLPILALLLTACSDSAPPRTDDTGPGLAITTEALPVASVAQAYRSSLTASGGTPAYSWRVAQGALPTGLSLSTLGEITGTPQAAGTSSFDAEVRDSRGRTVRATFELKVLNAGLQVASSTLPDAYVGDNYAAQLDASGGTAPYTWTLAEGPLPSGMRLDAQGSISGVPASSGTFSVTVHVQDATGLSSQRVLSFSAFTAPYLAGGTLPFASLGAAYSTELHAVGGRPPLTFRITSGALPTGLQLDASLVRGTPSAPGADSFTVEVQDANRRAASATFNLTVQGGITITPSALPDAYTDAAYRQGLLVMGGRAPYAWALSAGSLPAGIRLTSAGLLEGTASTTGTFSFSVQVTDADARVATRALDLVVYRPPSANGPALQLDGYVSQSFSATHTVTGGKAPYSFAPASPLPSWLQLSSSGQLSGTPPAPGTTSGQAVVTDANGRTGTRDFTLTVYELPTVVTTSLPDARKDVPYSTQLQASGGKAPLSWHIVSGMPPSGLTLSTSGTLTGTLSELGYSAFTVTVTDATGQQGWHAMVLHVRTAGTSLTVGHWNLEWFGATTQGPPDSTSEGGTPDDLQIAHARDIIRDSGANVWGLVEMVDAADFATLKAQLPGFNGFLANDTSFVPNGTAYYSNSEQKPGILYDSTLTIQEAQLILTANAADFGGRPPLRVNFTTTVQGVSTQLVVIVVHLKAFDNETAYGQRQRSSAALKSYLDTSLPTERVLVIGDWNDDVDQSITRGSDGDYLPTPFAPFVADTQRYTFITEPLSRLGQRTTVEYRDAIDHTLASNEMATDYLPGSVEILRPDGWIPNYGNIVSDHYPVISRYDLGDSDGGTAPEPLSNLIINEVLPNEPIPPGQTVSDTHYEFIEVYNAGTSTADLSRWSLSDSASVRHVFAPGTTLAPGRVFVVFGGARGFPAGTPATVAASSGGLGLNNDGDIVRLLAPDGSNVNEMSYGGTFDNISFNRSPDATPDAAFDYHHLISPGLSSSPGLRVDGRAF
- a CDS encoding Ig-like domain-containing protein produces the protein MQRRFWLPAVVTAVMVTMGTGCGDECVDLYDCRTDKGPPAAGKQWTCNSGTCEQRDITQGPDAGTEEDAGTEPDAGEGDAGTDPDAGTEGCTSNATCGLTETCNTTTSTCEDSGFVTPVATTSTQIQAVRDAADGALDPALPIEGAFVTFIKPAVTGSSELPGFFVQAEAQGPALFVSDATALAAVAVGDRVSFSVSSKATTGGLRSAATVTGTTVISQGHPVQTQSTATPAGLAVNRSADTSDTLVTGLDSVESELTYLTGTIAAAGSGIGAGYTGFQITTEGVTAGAANFRLRVPATLATELDITQGCTFTLNAGPIWRFDANAQPSAFTASELTLSGCTAPAFESAAATSLTELVLNFSRNISAASITNAQEQFTFTEGLTVSSARVEGKQVFLTTSEQTPGTNYSVTVANTVTDLAGGVVAAEGSTQAFRGFRTAAVLRISEVQPNMADARDLVELEVVTGGTTAGIILQQDVNSSLVLAEFADVTVATGDIIVVHLNPAAGFIAETQAKNEVPQSTASTHYDTAWDFRGKDANAITFSSRILLVKDVAGNIQDAVPFARTTGTPPAAFIGNIQAVQAAGHWLPADCGGAPCTTTSTPTAAAVAADWTAIPASAGSVTRTTNTIRRISATDTNMKEDWAVGAPSWGVPNL